A genome region from Passer domesticus isolate bPasDom1 chromosome 27, bPasDom1.hap1, whole genome shotgun sequence includes the following:
- the MLX gene encoding max-like protein X isoform X3: MAEPPGAAAEDSWGKVDAAYGDNGLDSALFMENARKGSIVSRANSIGSTSASSVPNTDDEDSDYHQESSKESYKDQRRRAHTQAEQKRRDAIKKGYNDLQAIVPTCEQQDFSISSQKLSKAIVLQKTIDYIQFLHKEKKKQEEEVSTLRKDVMALKIMKVNYEQIVKAHQDNPNEGKNQISDEVKFNVFQGIMDSLFQSFNASVSVTSFQELSACVFSWIEEHCKPQTLRDVVIGVLHKVKSQLY, encoded by the exons ATGGCGGAGCCGCCGGGCGCCGCCGCCGAGGACTCGTGGGGGAAG GTGGACGCGGCCTACGGCGACAATGGCCTGGACTCCG CGCTCTTCATGGAAAATGCCCGGAAAGGCAGCATAGTGTCCCGGGCCAACAGCATCGGCTCCACCAGTGCCTCTTCTGTCCCCAACACAG ACGACGAGGACAGTGACTACCACCAGGAGTCCTCCAAGGAGTCCTACAAGGACCAGCGCCGCCGGGCGCACACCCAGGCCGAGCAGAAGCGCCGAGATGCCATCAAG aAAGGCTACAATGACTTGCAGGCCATCGTGCCcacctgtgagcagcaggattTCTCCATCAGCTCACAGAAGCTGAGCAAGGCCATTGTGCTGCAGAAAA CTATTGACTACATCCAGTTCTTGcacaaggagaagaaaaagcaggaggaggaagttTCTACCCTCAGGAAAGATGTGATGGCCTTGAAGATCATGAAAGT GAACTATGAGCAGATTGTGAAAGCTCATCAGGACAATCCAAACGAGGGGAAGAACCAGATCTCTGATGAGGTGAAGTTCAATGTTTTCCAAGGCATCATGGACTCCCTCTTCCAGTCCTTCAATGCCTCAGTCTCTGTAACGAGTTTTCAGGAGCTCTCAGCGTGTGTCTTCAGCTGGATTGAGGAGCACTGCAAGCCCCAG ACGCTGCGGGACGTTGTCATCGGGGTTCTGCACAAGGTGAAGAGCCAGCTCTACTGA
- the MLX gene encoding max-like protein X isoform X2, whose protein sequence is MAEPPGAAAEDSWGKVGPGSGRAGPPGAAGAQGGAPGRGSWRPGRVDAAYGDNGLDSALFMENARKGSIVSRANSIGSTSASSVPNTDDEDSDYHQESSKESYKDQRRRAHTQAEQKRRDAIKKGYNDLQAIVPTCEQQDFSISSQKLSKAIVLQKTIDYIQFLHKEKKKQEEEVSTLRKDVMALKIMKVNYEQIVKAHQDNPNEGKNQISDEVKFNVFQGIMDSLFQSFNASVSVTSFQELSACVFSWIEEHCKPQTLRDVVIGVLHKVKSQLY, encoded by the exons ATGGCGGAGCCGCCGGGCGCCGCCGCCGAGGACTCGTGGGGGAAGGTGGGGCCGGGATCGGGTCGGGCCGGGCCGCCGGGTGCCGCGGGGGCGCAGGGCGGCGCGCCGGGACGGGGCTCATGGCGGCCGGGCAGG GTGGACGCGGCCTACGGCGACAATGGCCTGGACTCCG CGCTCTTCATGGAAAATGCCCGGAAAGGCAGCATAGTGTCCCGGGCCAACAGCATCGGCTCCACCAGTGCCTCTTCTGTCCCCAACACAG ACGACGAGGACAGTGACTACCACCAGGAGTCCTCCAAGGAGTCCTACAAGGACCAGCGCCGCCGGGCGCACACCCAGGCCGAGCAGAAGCGCCGAGATGCCATCAAG aAAGGCTACAATGACTTGCAGGCCATCGTGCCcacctgtgagcagcaggattTCTCCATCAGCTCACAGAAGCTGAGCAAGGCCATTGTGCTGCAGAAAA CTATTGACTACATCCAGTTCTTGcacaaggagaagaaaaagcaggaggaggaagttTCTACCCTCAGGAAAGATGTGATGGCCTTGAAGATCATGAAAGT GAACTATGAGCAGATTGTGAAAGCTCATCAGGACAATCCAAACGAGGGGAAGAACCAGATCTCTGATGAGGTGAAGTTCAATGTTTTCCAAGGCATCATGGACTCCCTCTTCCAGTCCTTCAATGCCTCAGTCTCTGTAACGAGTTTTCAGGAGCTCTCAGCGTGTGTCTTCAGCTGGATTGAGGAGCACTGCAAGCCCCAG ACGCTGCGGGACGTTGTCATCGGGGTTCTGCACAAGGTGAAGAGCCAGCTCTACTGA
- the MLX gene encoding max-like protein X isoform X1 produces the protein MSLPVSVCHSRCPCVTPGVRVSLPVPLCHSRCLCVTPGAPVSLPVSVWAPAGPAPDAARPLAAPALPGGHVSGRAEDGGAAGRRRRGLVGEALFMENARKGSIVSRANSIGSTSASSVPNTDDEDSDYHQESSKESYKDQRRRAHTQAEQKRRDAIKKGYNDLQAIVPTCEQQDFSISSQKLSKAIVLQKTIDYIQFLHKEKKKQEEEVSTLRKDVMALKIMKVNYEQIVKAHQDNPNEGKNQISDEVKFNVFQGIMDSLFQSFNASVSVTSFQELSACVFSWIEEHCKPQTLRDVVIGVLHKVKSQLY, from the exons ATGTCACTCCCGGTGTCCGTGTGTCACTCCCGGTGCCCCTGTGTCACTCCCGGTGTCCGTGTGTCACTCCCGGTGCCCCTGTGTCACTCCCGGTGCCTGTGTGTCACTCCCGGTGCCCCTGTGTCACTCCCGGTGTCCGTGTGGGCTCCCGCTGGTCCCGCCCCTGACGCcgcgcgccccctggcggccccGGCGCTCCCGGGCGGTCACGTGAGCGGGCGGGCGGAAGATGGCGGAGCCGCCGGGCGCCGCCGCCGAGGACTCGTGGGGGAAG CGCTCTTCATGGAAAATGCCCGGAAAGGCAGCATAGTGTCCCGGGCCAACAGCATCGGCTCCACCAGTGCCTCTTCTGTCCCCAACACAG ACGACGAGGACAGTGACTACCACCAGGAGTCCTCCAAGGAGTCCTACAAGGACCAGCGCCGCCGGGCGCACACCCAGGCCGAGCAGAAGCGCCGAGATGCCATCAAG aAAGGCTACAATGACTTGCAGGCCATCGTGCCcacctgtgagcagcaggattTCTCCATCAGCTCACAGAAGCTGAGCAAGGCCATTGTGCTGCAGAAAA CTATTGACTACATCCAGTTCTTGcacaaggagaagaaaaagcaggaggaggaagttTCTACCCTCAGGAAAGATGTGATGGCCTTGAAGATCATGAAAGT GAACTATGAGCAGATTGTGAAAGCTCATCAGGACAATCCAAACGAGGGGAAGAACCAGATCTCTGATGAGGTGAAGTTCAATGTTTTCCAAGGCATCATGGACTCCCTCTTCCAGTCCTTCAATGCCTCAGTCTCTGTAACGAGTTTTCAGGAGCTCTCAGCGTGTGTCTTCAGCTGGATTGAGGAGCACTGCAAGCCCCAG ACGCTGCGGGACGTTGTCATCGGGGTTCTGCACAAGGTGAAGAGCCAGCTCTACTGA
- the MLX gene encoding max-like protein X isoform X4 — MAEPPGAAAEDSWGKVGFALRDNAFLLAGESGTCRASDDEDSDYHQESSKESYKDQRRRAHTQAEQKRRDAIKKGYNDLQAIVPTCEQQDFSISSQKLSKAIVLQKTIDYIQFLHKEKKKQEEEVSTLRKDVMALKIMKVNYEQIVKAHQDNPNEGKNQISDEVKFNVFQGIMDSLFQSFNASVSVTSFQELSACVFSWIEEHCKPQTLRDVVIGVLHKVKSQLY, encoded by the exons ATGGCGGAGCCGCCGGGCGCCGCCGCCGAGGACTCGTGGGGGAAG GTGGGGTTTGCTCTCCGTGACAACGCGTTTCTGCTGGCTGGGGAATCCGGCACGTGCCGGGCTTCAG ACGACGAGGACAGTGACTACCACCAGGAGTCCTCCAAGGAGTCCTACAAGGACCAGCGCCGCCGGGCGCACACCCAGGCCGAGCAGAAGCGCCGAGATGCCATCAAG aAAGGCTACAATGACTTGCAGGCCATCGTGCCcacctgtgagcagcaggattTCTCCATCAGCTCACAGAAGCTGAGCAAGGCCATTGTGCTGCAGAAAA CTATTGACTACATCCAGTTCTTGcacaaggagaagaaaaagcaggaggaggaagttTCTACCCTCAGGAAAGATGTGATGGCCTTGAAGATCATGAAAGT GAACTATGAGCAGATTGTGAAAGCTCATCAGGACAATCCAAACGAGGGGAAGAACCAGATCTCTGATGAGGTGAAGTTCAATGTTTTCCAAGGCATCATGGACTCCCTCTTCCAGTCCTTCAATGCCTCAGTCTCTGTAACGAGTTTTCAGGAGCTCTCAGCGTGTGTCTTCAGCTGGATTGAGGAGCACTGCAAGCCCCAG ACGCTGCGGGACGTTGTCATCGGGGTTCTGCACAAGGTGAAGAGCCAGCTCTACTGA
- the COASY gene encoding bifunctional coenzyme A synthase, which translates to MPPFASGLLVLTAPLPALPRRAAGLVAAAAGLVAGPLYVHLQPGLRLAGPAAGAGAPPAGPALLRALAALYTAAAARRGLDLRVLLGPGRRLARQPRVLLAAAAEAPGPLEPVQLGLQRLAAALYGCPPSLPALLLGEDSAGDPEGDPEQDLDAVLPEFLDVAVGGTFDRLHGAHRLLLSACCLLARRRLLAGVADGELLRHKVLPELIEPYEVRAAKLREFLEDVKPSLCYDIVPLADPFGPSVTDPDLQCLVVSEETRRGGEAVNRKRHEKGLPELALYEIKLMKDPDHTQNEEEKISSSSLRQRLLGTLLQPPRRDPALPLRPYIIGLTGGTGSGKTSIAKLLGSLGAFVIDADKLGHAAYVPGGPAYEPVVTAFGAEILNEDGTINRKVLGAKVFGKQEQLKRLTDIVWPKIAQMVKERVREADAQGKAVCVLDAAVLLEAGWQDMVHEVWTAIIPEEEAVRRIVARDGLTEEAARRRLQSQMSNRQRVEQSQVVLCSLWEPDITRQQVQKAWDLLQQRLGPEPGP; encoded by the exons ATGCCGCCGTTCGCCTcggggctgctggtgctgacgGCGCCGCTGCCCGCGCTGccccggcgggcggcggggctggtggcggcggcggcggggctggTGGCCGGGCCGCTGTACGTGCATCtgcagccggggctgcggctggccggccccgccgccggcgcCGGCGCTCCGCCCGCGGGCCCCGCGCTGCTGCGGGCTCTGGCCGCGCTGTacacggcggcggcggcgcggcgggggctGGACCTGCGCGTCCTGCTCGGGCCCGGCCGCCGCCTGGCACGGCAGCCCCGCGTCCTGCTGGCGGCCGCCGCCGAGGCGCCGGGGCCGCTGGAGCCGGTGCAGCTCGGGCTGCAGCGCCTGGCCGCCGCTCTGTACGGCTGCCCGCCCAGCCTGCCCGCGCTGCTGCTGGGCGAGGACAGCGCGGGGGACCCCGAGGGGGACCCCGAGCAGGATCTGGACGCGGTGCTCCCCGAGTTCTTGGACGTGGCGGTCGGCGGCACCTTCGACCGGCTGCACGGCGCCCACCGGCTCCTGCTCAGCGCCTGCTGCCTCCTGGCCCGGCGGCGGCTCCTGGCCGGGGTGGCCGACGGAGAGCTGCTCCGCC ACAAGGTCCTGCCAGAGCTGATCGAGCCGTACGAGGTGCGGGCGGCGAAGCTGCGCGAGTTCTTGGAGGATGTGAAGCCCTCACTGTGCTACGACATCGTGCCTCTGGCTGACCCCTTCGGCCCCTCGGTCACAGACCCCgacctgcagtgcctggtggtCAGCGAGGAGACCCGCCGGGGAGGGGAGGCTGTGAACAGGAAGAGACATGAAAAA GGGCTCCCCGAGCTGGCTCTGTATGAAATCAAATTGATGAAGGATCCTGACCACACTCAGAACGAGGAGGAGAAGAtcagctcctccagcctccggcagaggctgctggggacgctgctgcagcccccacGG CGAGACCCAGCTCTGCCGCTGCGCCCGTACATAATTGGGCtgactgggggaactgggagtgGGAAAACCTCCATTGCCAAactcctggggagcctgggcgcGTTCGTCATCGACGCTGACAAGCTGGGCCATGCCGCCTATGTCCCTGGTGGCCCGGCCTACGAGCCAGTGGTGACAGCCTTTGGGGCAG AGATCCTGAACGAAGATGGAACGATTAACAGGAAAGTCCTCGGGGCCAAAGTGTTTGGAAAGCAG gagcagctgaagaggcTGACGGATATTGTGTGGCCCAAAATAGCCCAGATGGTGAAGGAGAGGGTCAGGGAGGCTGATGCTCAAG GGAAGGCCGTGTGTGTGCTGGACGCTGCCGTGCTGCTGGAGGCCGGCTGGCAGGACATGGTCCACGAGGTGTGGACAGCCATCATCCCGGAGGAGGAG GCCGTGAGGCGCATCGTGGCCAGGGACGGGCTGACCGAGGAGGCCGCTCGCCGCCGGCTGCAGAGCCAGATGAGCAACAGGCAGCGGGTGGAGCAGTCCCAGGTGGtgctctgcagcctctgggagCCGGACATCACCCGCCAGCAG GTGCAGAAGGCCTgggacctgctgcagcagcgCCTGGGCCCGGAGCCTGGCCCGTGA
- the HSD17B1 gene encoding 17-beta-hydroxysteroid dehydrogenase type 1 isoform X1, producing the protein MGWPRWPALAAMERTTVLITGCSSGIGLGLAARLAADAARRFQGKGVWQPRGSGSPRWSHQGETEPGGGLGWVLAVQLGGTAAHGHALSPVYATMRDLAKGERLLERLGGCCPDTLELLQLDVTDPCSLAAAAQRVQGQRLDVLVCNAGVGLMGPLETCSDQAMKTLFDVNLFGAVRTIQAFLPAMKSRRAGRIIVSSSIGGLQGLPFNAVYCASKFAVEGLCESLAIVLRPFNIHLTLVQCGPVHTSFLANLQRPDPESSEMRGLDAETQRLYRRYLGHCQSIFRDTAQEVEEVLPVFLEAIGSPCPPLRCASTQLLAPLWRLRLSSPDGSAYVRAMHDFVFGGGEAGGEQP; encoded by the exons ATGGGGTGGCCCCGTTGgccagcactggcagccatGGAGAGAACCACGGTGCTGATCACGGGCTGCTCCTCAGGCATCGgcctggggctggctgcacGCCTGGCAGCCGACGCCGCTCGCCGCTTCCAAGGTAAAGGAGTCTGGCAGCCCCGGGGGTCCGGCAGCCCCAGGTGGTCTCACCAAGGAGAGACAGAGCCTGGGggtgggctggggtgggtgCTGGCCGTGCAGCTCGGTGGCACTGCTGCCCACGGCCACGCTCTCTCCCCAGTTTATGCCACCATGCGTGACCTGGCCAAGGGGGAGCGGCTGCTGGAGCGCCTGGGGGGCTGCTGCCCCGACACgctggagctcctgcagctcgATGTCACTGACCCCTGCTcgctggcagctgctgcacagcGGGTGCAGGGACAGCGGCTGGATGTGCTGG TCTGCAATGCAGGGGTGGGACTGATGGGACCGCTGGAGACCTGCTCCGACCAGGCCATGAAAACTCTCTTCGACGTGAACCTCTTCGGGGCTGTCCGCACCATCCAGGCGTTCCTGCCTGCCATGAAGAGCCGCAGGGCCGGGCGGATCATTGTCTCCAGCAGCATCGGGGGGCTGCAAG ggctgcccttcAATGCTGTGTACTGTGCCAGCAAGTTCGCAGTGGAGGGGCTGTGCGAGAGTCTGGCCATCGTGCTGCGCCCCTTCAACATCCA CCTGACGCTGGTGCAGTGCGGGCCCGTCCACACCAGCTTCCTGGCCAACCTGCAGCGCCCCGACCCTGAGAGCAGCGAGATGCGGGGCTTGGACGCCGAGACGCAGCGGCTGTACCGCCGGTACCTGGGCCACTGTCAGAGCATCTTCCGCGACACGGCCCAGGAGGTGGAGGAGGTCCTGCCG GTGTTCCTGGAGGCCAtcggcagcccctgcccacccctgcGCTGCGCCAGCACCCAGCTCCTCGCCCCGCTGTGGCGCCTGCGGCTGAGCAGCCCCGACGGCTCCGCGTACGTCCGCGCCATGCACGACTTCGTGTTCGGCGGCGGCGAGGCCGGCggggagcagccctga
- the HSD17B1 gene encoding 17-beta-hydroxysteroid dehydrogenase type 1 isoform X2 — MGWPRWPALAAMERTTVLITGCSSGIGLGLAARLAADAARRFQVYATMRDLAKGERLLERLGGCCPDTLELLQLDVTDPCSLAAAAQRVQGQRLDVLVCNAGVGLMGPLETCSDQAMKTLFDVNLFGAVRTIQAFLPAMKSRRAGRIIVSSSIGGLQGLPFNAVYCASKFAVEGLCESLAIVLRPFNIHLTLVQCGPVHTSFLANLQRPDPESSEMRGLDAETQRLYRRYLGHCQSIFRDTAQEVEEVLPVFLEAIGSPCPPLRCASTQLLAPLWRLRLSSPDGSAYVRAMHDFVFGGGEAGGEQP, encoded by the exons ATGGGGTGGCCCCGTTGgccagcactggcagccatGGAGAGAACCACGGTGCTGATCACGGGCTGCTCCTCAGGCATCGgcctggggctggctgcacGCCTGGCAGCCGACGCCGCTCGCCGCTTCCAAG TTTATGCCACCATGCGTGACCTGGCCAAGGGGGAGCGGCTGCTGGAGCGCCTGGGGGGCTGCTGCCCCGACACgctggagctcctgcagctcgATGTCACTGACCCCTGCTcgctggcagctgctgcacagcGGGTGCAGGGACAGCGGCTGGATGTGCTGG TCTGCAATGCAGGGGTGGGACTGATGGGACCGCTGGAGACCTGCTCCGACCAGGCCATGAAAACTCTCTTCGACGTGAACCTCTTCGGGGCTGTCCGCACCATCCAGGCGTTCCTGCCTGCCATGAAGAGCCGCAGGGCCGGGCGGATCATTGTCTCCAGCAGCATCGGGGGGCTGCAAG ggctgcccttcAATGCTGTGTACTGTGCCAGCAAGTTCGCAGTGGAGGGGCTGTGCGAGAGTCTGGCCATCGTGCTGCGCCCCTTCAACATCCA CCTGACGCTGGTGCAGTGCGGGCCCGTCCACACCAGCTTCCTGGCCAACCTGCAGCGCCCCGACCCTGAGAGCAGCGAGATGCGGGGCTTGGACGCCGAGACGCAGCGGCTGTACCGCCGGTACCTGGGCCACTGTCAGAGCATCTTCCGCGACACGGCCCAGGAGGTGGAGGAGGTCCTGCCG GTGTTCCTGGAGGCCAtcggcagcccctgcccacccctgcGCTGCGCCAGCACCCAGCTCCTCGCCCCGCTGTGGCGCCTGCGGCTGAGCAGCCCCGACGGCTCCGCGTACGTCCGCGCCATGCACGACTTCGTGTTCGGCGGCGGCGAGGCCGGCggggagcagccctga
- the NAGLU gene encoding alpha-N-acetylglucosaminidase: MAVRRGPEPGPGPVPVPGLALPFLLLLAATAGRAADARQEEAVRALARRLLGPRAAAVSLSVDPALAAGGPDVYRLWSPPGAAVAVAVAGSSGVAAAAGLYRYLRDFCGCHLSWSGAQLRLPDPLPRLRAEIRAAAPGRYRYYQNVCAQSYSFAWWDWARWEREIDWMALSGINLAPAFAGQEAVWQRVYRSLGLNQSEIDKYFTGPAFLAWNRMGNLRRWAGPLPPAWHFKQLYLQYRIVERMRSLGMTTVLPAFAGHVPQGILRVFPRVNATRLGHWSHFDCAYSCIYLLDPEDPMFQVIGTLFLKELIKEFGTDHVYSADTFNEMTPLSSDPAYLSRVSNAVFRSMTGADPKALWLMQGWLFQHQPDFWQPAQVRALLHGVPLGRMIVLDLFAESKPVYEWTESFYGQPFIWCMLHNFGGNHGLFGTVEAINHGPFAARRFPNSTMVGTGLVPEGIEQNDMVYELMNELGWRQEPLDLPSWVTRYAERRYGAANAAAAGAWRLLLRSVYNCTGVCVNHNRSPLVRRPSLRMDTELWYNASDVYEAWRLLLSAGAELGSSPTFLYDLVDVTRQAAQQLVSDYYLSIRQAFQSHALPELLAAGGVLVYDLLPELDSLLSSHGLFLLGRWLESARAVATSEREAEQYELNARNQVTLWGPSGNILDYANKQLGGLVLDYYAVRWSLFVSVLVESLNSGRPFHQDQFNQAVFQVERGFMYNKKRYPAVPAGDTMEISRKLFLKYYPRALRHSLAGPA; encoded by the exons ATGGCGGTGCGGCGGGGACCGGAACCGGGACCGGGCCCGGTACCGGTACCGGGGCTGGCGctgccgttcctgctgctgctggcggcGACGGCGGGGCGAGCGGCGGACGCGCGGCAGGAGGAGGCGGTGCGGGCGCTGGCGCGGCGCCTGCTCGGCCCGCGGGCCGCCGCCGTGTCGCTGTCGGTGGACCCGGCGCTGGCGGCCGGCGGGCCTGACGTCTACCGGCTGTGGTCACCTCCCGGCGCCGCCGTGGCCGTGGCCGTAGCGGGCTCCAGCGGCGTGGCGGCGGCCGCCGGGCTCTACCGCTACCTGCGCGATTTCTGCGGCTGCCACCTGTCGTGGTCCGGGGCGCAGCTCCGCCTGCCAGACCCGCTGCCCCGGCTGCGGGCCGAGatccgcgccgccgcccccggcag GTACCGGTACTACCAGAACGTCTGCGCCCAGAGCTACTCCTTCGCCTGGTGGGACTGGGCGCGCTGGGAGCGGGAGATCGACTGGATGGCGCTGAGCGGCATCAACCTGGCACCGGCTTTCGCGGGGCAGGAGGCGGTCTGGCAGCGG GTTTACCGCAGCCTGGGGCTGAACCAGTCGGAGATCGACAAGTACTTCACGGGCCCCGCGTTCCTGGCCTGGAACAGGATGGGCAACCTCCGCCGCTGGGCCGGGCCGCTGCCACCCGCCTGGCACTTCAAGCAGCTCTACCTGCAG TACCGCATCGTGGAGCGGATGCGCTCGCTGGGGATGACCACGGTGCTGCCGGCCTTCGCGGGCCACGTGCCGCAGGGGATCCTTCG GGTCTTCCCACGTGTGAATGCCACTCGCCTGGGGCACTGGAGCCACTTCGACTGCGCCTACTCATGCATCTACCTGCTGGACCCAGAGGACCCCATGTTCCAGGTGATCGGGACCCTCTTCCTGAAGGAGCTGATCAAGGAGTTTGGCACAGACCACGTCTATAGTGCAGACACCTTCAACGAGATGACCCCGCTCTCCTCCGACCCTGCCTATCTGTCCAGAGTCAGCAACGCTGTTTTCAGGTCGATGACAGGAG CTGACCCCAAGGCGCTGTGGCTGATGCAGGGCTGGCTCttccagcaccagcctgacttCTGGCAGCCAGCACAGGTGCGGGCCCTGCTGCACGGAGTGCCCCTTGGCAGGATGATTGTTCTCGACCTCTTTGCTGAGTCCAAGCCCGTCTACGAATGGACAGAGTCCTTCTATGGGCAGCCCTTCATCTGGTGCATGCTGCACAACTTCGGGGGCAACCACGGCCTCTTTGGCACTGTGGAGGCCATCAACCACGGCCCCTTCGCAGCTCGGCGCTTCCCCAACTCCACCATGGTGGGCACGGGGCTGGTGCCCGAGGGCATCGAGCAGAACGACATGGTGTATGAGCTGATGAACGagctgggctggcggcaggagCCCCTCGACCTGCCCAGCTGGGTGACCCGCTACGCCGAGCGCCGCTACGGCGCCGCCAATGCCGCCGCAGCCGGCGCCTGGCGCCTGCTCCTGCGCAGCGTCTACAACTGCACCGGCGTCTGCGTCAACCACAACCGCAGCCCCCTGGTGCGCCGGCCCTCGCTGCGCATGGACACGGAGCTCTGGTACAACGCCAGCGACGTGTACGAGGCCTGGCGCCTGCTGCTGAGCGCCGGCGCCgagctgggctccagccccaccttCCTCTACGACCTGGTGGATGTGACGCGGcaggcagcccagcagctggtCAGCGACTACTACCTGAGCATCCGCCAGGCCTTCCAGAGCCACGCGCTGCCGGAGCTGCTGGCGGCCGGCGGCGTGCTGGTGTACGacctgctgccagagctggacaGCCTCCTGTCCAGCCACGGCCTCTTCCTGCTCGGCCGCTGGCTGGAGAGCGCCCGTGCCGTGGCCACCAGTGAGCGGGAGGCCGAGCAGTATGAGCTGAATGCCCGGAACCAGGTGACGCTCTGGGGGCCCAGCGGGAACATCCTGGATTATGCCAACAAGCAGCTGGGGGGGCTGGTGCTGGACTACTACGCTGTGCGCTGGAGCCTCTTCGTCTCTGTGCTGGTGGAGAGCCTCAACTCAGGCCGCCCCTTCCACCAGGACCAGTTCAACCAGGCTGTCTTCCAAGTGGAGAGAGGCTTCATGTACAACAAGAAGCGCtaccctgctgtgccagctggggACACGATGGAGATCTCCAGGAAGCTGTTCCTCAAATACTACCCCAGAGCCCTGCGGCACAGCTTGGCTGGGCCTGCGTGA